TCTTCCATCGCTCGCGCCAGGTGACGTTGGGTGACGTGGGAGATTTCGTGCGCCATAACTGAAGCCAGTTGGCTTTCGTTATCGGAATAACGGAACAGGGCAGAGTGCAGCACCACGTTGCCGCCAAAGAAAGCAAAGGCGTTAATTTCGTCGTTATTGATCAAAAAGAAATGAAACGGTGTCTTAACCGAATTGGCATGCGAAACCAGACGCATCCCCAGCGAATTAATGTACTGCGTTAACAACGGGTCATTAATTAACGGCGCACTGCCGCGTAATTGGCGGACATAATAGTCGCCCATCTGCATTTCCTGACCAATGGAAAGCGTGCTTCCTGCGGAGGTTCCCATATCCGGCAAGGTGTCTGCGCTATCGGCAAACGCCGGGGCTACCTGACCGATAGTCATAGCAGCAATGAGGGTAGCAACCAGGTTTTTTTTCAACTGCCTGAACATAACCTCTGTCCTGTGTTTCTGGAGATAGTCATTTGACCGATACTGTGAAATATCGTTCCCACCGCGCCGCCTTTGAGTGTAACGGCGAAGATTAGCCCACTCAAATGACTTTTCAGTTTCCTGAATCCGTCATAAAAAGCGAAGTCTTTTTTGTGACATTTCGATACAATTGCGGATCGCAATCCCGCTCTTGAGGTTCAGGGAAGGTCTTTATGCTCGAAATGTTGATGCAATGGTATCGCCGCCGTTTTAGTGACCCGGAAGCGATTGCCTTGCTGGTTATTTTAGTTGCCGGATTTGGCATTATCTTTTTCTTTAGCGGCCTACTCGCACCGTTGCTGGTGGCGATTGTGCTGGCCTATTTACTGGAATGGCCAACCGTGCGCCTGCAATCTATTGGCTGCTCCCGACGTTGGGCGACATCGATTGTATTGGTCGTTTTCGTCGGTATTTTGCTGCTGATGGCGTTCGTGGTAATGCCTATCGCCTGGCAACAGGGCATCTACTTAATCCGTGATATGCCGGGGATGCTCAATAAGCTTTCTGACTTTGCCGCCACGTTGCCGCGCCGCTATCCGGCGTTAATGGACGCGGGCATTATTGATGCAATGGCCGAAAATATGCGCAGTCGGATGCTTACCATGGGCGATTCGGTGGTGAAAATTTCCCTCGCCTCGCTGGTCGGTTTGCTGACCATTGCCGTCTATCTGGTGCTGGTACCATTGATGGTCTTCTTCCTGCTGAAAGACAAAGAGCAAATGTTGAACGCCGTTCGTCGGGTGCTACCGCGTAACCGCGGACTGGCAGGACAGGTGTGGAAGGAGATGAATCAACAAATCACCAACTATATCCGCGGCAAAGTGCTGGAGATGATCGTGGTGGGGATTGCCACCTGGCTGGGATTCTTACTCTTCGGGCTGAACTATTCGCTGCTGCTGGCGGTGCTGGTCGGCTTCTCGGTACTTATTCCGTACATTGGTGCATTTGTGGTGACCATTCCGGTGGTTGGCGTGGCGCTATTCCAGTTTGGTGCTGGCACGGAATTCTGGAGCTGCTTCGCGGTGTATCTGATCATTCAGGCGCTGGACGGCAACCTGTTAGTACCTGTGTTGTTCTCCGAAGCGGTTAACCTGCATCCGCTGGTCATTATTTTATCAGTAGTGATCTTCGGTGGTTTGTGGGGATTCTGGGGCGTATTCTTCGCCATTCCATTGGCGACGCTGATCAAAGCCGTGATTCACGCCTGGCCCGATGGGCAAATCGCGCAAGAATAATCTTCAGCCCGACGAACTGTTTCGCCGGGCTGATTTTTAGGGTTCCTGACGTAAATAAATAGCCCGATAACAAATACTCACCAGCACTGCACTGCCGATAATATTACCCAGCATCACCGGGAGCAGATTGGCGGTAATAAAATGGCTGACCGTCAGTGCCGGAAAATTGTCTGCGCTACTGTGCGCCAGTTGCCAGAAGGAGGTAGGGGCGAAATGGCGAATGGCAATGGCGAACGGAATCACAAACAAATTGGCGATACAGTGCTCAAAGCCACTGGCGACAAACAGGGTAATGGGCAAAATCATGGCGACGATTTTGTCGCATAACGAACGCCCGCAATAACTCATCCACAGCGCCAGACAAACCATCAGATTGCACATAATGCCGAGGCTGACTGATTCAGTAAATGTATGATGCATTTTGCCCTCGGCGCAGTGTAAAACCGCGACTCCCCACATCGCGTTTTCACTCATCACCAGCCCGGAAAACCAGATTAACAAACTGAAACAGGCAATACCTGCCAGATTACCGCAGGCCACCAGAAGTGCATTAATCAGCCATGTTCGCAAGCTAATAACGCCCCGACTTTTTGCCATCACCGTCATTACCGACGAGGTGAACAGGCTGGTGCCGCAAACCGCCAGCAAAATAAAGCCGAGTGTAAAGCAAAGGCCACCCACCAGATGGGTTAATGCCTGTGAAGACGGGGCATCGGCGATAACGGTAAGGTAAAAAGTAAATCCGATCGCCATAAACACGCCTGCGGACATCGCCATTAAAAAGACCGACACTTTGCTGCGGGCAATTTTATGGGCGGCAATCCGTTCAGCGATTGCCGCTTTTCTGGCGCTCAACTGCAAGTCGAAAGAGAGTTTGTTTCTCATGCATACTCCTGCAAAAACAGATTACAACACCTCGCGAACCGAGATCCCCAGCCGCTGCATTCGTGATAGCAGCGTGGTGCGCTTCATCCCTAATCGCGTCGCCGCGCCACGGGGCCCGGCAACAATGCCATTGGTTTCTCGCAATACCTGAACAATGCGCTGACGTTCTTCTTCGTCATTCTCTGGCGTCGTCGGGTGCAGTAACTGCGCCATTGAACTGCGAAGCGCTGAATCTTCATTTAGCGTCGGCAGTAAACGGCTTTGTCGGACATTAAGATGTAAATTCAGACTGTTACCGCGAGTCAGTAGTACCGCTCGCTCAATCACGTTTTCCAGCTCGCGCACGTTGCCCGGCCAGTCCCACGACATCAACTGGCGTAGCGCCTCGGTCGGGATGGCGTCAATTGCGCGATTCATATGGCGCGCCATTTTTTGCGTGAAATGCTTTGCTAAAAGAGGGATATCTTCCGGACGGTCGCGCAGTGGCGGCAGTTCCAGTGGGAAGACATTCAGGCGATAAAAGAGATCGCTGCGAAACTGGCGATCTTCAACCATTTGCCACAAATCACGGTTGGTGGCGGCAATGACTCTGACATTCACCGGGATCGTTCTACTCCCACCGAGACGCTCAATTTCCCGCTCCTGTAATACGCGCAGCAGTTTAGGCTGAAGTTCTAACGGCAGATCGCCAATTTCATCGAGAAACAACGTGCCACCATCGGCAATTTCAAAACGACCGCGATGGGTATTAATCGCACCAGTAAATGCCCCTTTGTCATGACCGAATAACTCACTTTCCAGAAGACTGGCGGGGATGGCAGCGCAGTTGATTTTGACCAGTGGCTTGTCGCGTCGTGGGCTAAGTTGATGGATCGCTCTGGCGATCACCTCTTTGCCGGTTCCGGTTTCACCACAAATCAACACCGTACTGTCGCTCTTCGCCACAATATCTACCTGCTGGAGCAAATCTTCCATTGCCTGGCTTTGATAGATAATGTCACCGACGCCCAGATTCGAAAGGAGCTGCTCGCTAAGCTGGTGGTTTTCTTGCTGCAAGCTTTCCTGCAAATCGGTCATGCTACGCCAGGCATCGGCATTGCCAACGGCAATAGCGATGCGATCGGCAATATGTTGCAGTAGCTGGCAGTTTTCCTCCCCAAAGAGAGTGGAAGAGGTATGCGCCAGCAACAATGCACCCGGTGTATGGTTGCCAAAGGTGAGCGGTATAAGGAGCGCAGATTCGCAGCCGTTAGATGCAAGTAAGTGTAATAACGGGTCGCGTTGCCAGAGAAACAGATCGTCTGCACGGTGCGTCAAGGTCGGTTGTCGGGTTTGTAGCGTTTGTGTCAGCAATACACTTTCGCCAGGCATACAGCGTGGCAGACTCGCACAATGTGAGGCAGAAAGATCGCTGCACCACAGGCTGAACTTCTCGTTCTTTCGATGATCGCCCAGTACCATACTGACTGAAGCCAGACCGAAAAAATGATGGATCTCACGAGCGACGTCAGCGATCAGATCGTCGAGATCAAGATGTGACAACACTGCATTAGTGATATCCACCAGTACCCGATGATGATCGCGATCTTTCTCCAGCAAACGCAGCGCCACCTGCTGTTCTTCATCATTGAGCCATGATTGCAGAACCGGAGTGATTATGTGTGCCAGCCAGTTAAACAGTGTGCAATCCTGGGGAGTAAAACGATTGCCGTGGGTGCGAATAAAGCGTAGCTCCGCCATTCCACTACTGCCGAGAAGGACGGCGTGGCGCGAATAATCGACCATCTCGCCCTGATACTCTGTTGTTGCCGTCACATCGCTGCCATCATCATGGTAGCGGTAATAGAAGTTGCTTTTGAGAACATGCAGTTCAATAAGTTGTACCGGGCTGAACGGCGGCGGCAGCGGGATGAAGGCGCGTAATAAAGACGCCTTGCCGTGTTTCTGCGCTAACCGCTCCGCGAGCATTCCGTTTACCGCTTCAATTGTTATTCCTTGTGGCGGGGCAAACATCGCCTCGTCTGACATAGCCATTAACAGTCCTTATTAATGAGAAATCCTTCTCACGCAATTTTTCTGGCCATCAGATAGATGGCCGGTTCCTGCACAATTTCATCCAACAGATGAATGAATTGAATGCTACGCGCCTGCCACACAGACGTCGCGTCATCTGCCAGTGGCGCGAATGCCCGGGTCAACAGGGCGGTGTGGCTGGCGTCAATAACAATCTCACCAAAGGTCATCACCCCCAGCATCTTACGTCGGGCTTGCTCCTCTTCGACCTGTGCAAGCCAATCTTCGTATTCCGTCTGTGGGCAGCGGAAGGCGACATTCAGACAATCAATCACGCCAACGTGATGACCGATAGCCAACGAGTAATACATTACCTGGGAGCTGTGTTCCGGCATCTCGTCGCTACTGGCGATAAATTTTTTTCGCAGCGTCCAGAAAACAATTTCCCCGCACTCCTCAGCCATGTAACCCCCGGAGAACGCGAAAGAGTTGCTGAACGATACTATTGAGACGCGGATCGTCGGCTTCGCGCAACCAGGTGTTAACCCGATTTCCTGTAGGATCGTCGCTTAAATGGCGCAGGAGCCGATCGCAAATTTCTCGCCCCTGACGATAGCCCGCCAGCCGCCTCGCTTCTCGCTCAATGGCGATACGCTGTGATGGCGGGATCTGCGGCCACAGCGGTTGCATGGTCACCCCGGTGGGATCGCGATAATCCACCGCGTGAATCTTCTGTTGTAGCAAACCGAGCGCCACGGCGAAACCGTGAATGGTGGCGGCCGGTGTTGGCGGGCAGCCGGGGATCCAAACATCAATGGGGACAATGGTGTCGCTGCCGCCCCAGACGCTGTAGAGATCGTGGAAAATACCGCCGCCGACACCGCACGCGCCGTAGGAAACACAGATTTTATGATCGGGGGCAGACTCATATGCCCGAAGTGCAGGCATACGCATCGCCCGGGTGACTGCGCCAGTAAATAACAAAATATCGGCGTGACGAGGTGATGAAACAACCTTAATGCCAAAGCGTTCTGCGTCGAACACTGGCGTGATGGCGGCAAAAATTTCGATTTCACAGGCGTTGCAGCCGCCACAATCCACGCGATAAACGTAGGCCGAACGACGGATATCCTGTAGCAAATGCTGCTTCATCTTTTGCGTTTGTTCGTCCAGCGTGATGGGCTGGCTGACATGTTGCGTAAGCACTGGACTCATAGCTGCTCCTTAGCCACCAGCGGTTCATCTGTGTCGTCGTTGATCAGCGTCGCGCGTTGTTTGCATTCCGGGCAGACGCTCGCTTGCGCCCACAACATTTCGCGGTTTTGTGGTGCATTTTGTTGCTGTGCCAACAGTTCTGCAGCCAGTGCGACGGTTTTTTGCGGGGCAAACGGGCGTTCGCAACGGCTGCAACGTTGTAGATGGAACGTCGCGCGGGTATAGAGATCGGCTTTATTGGTGACGGTCAGTTCAAAGTTATCAGTAAGCTGAATGGCTCTGGTCGGGCACACTTCTTCACAACGTCCGCAGTAAATACAACGCCCCAGATAGAGCTGCCAGGTGCGCGTATTTTGCTGGTCGTCGGTCTGGATAGTCAGCGCATTTGCCGGACAAGCACAGGCGCAGGCACCGCAGGCAATACATTGGCTGGGCATCAGGTCCGGTTTCCCGCGAAAGCCTGGGCTGACCTCCAGTGGCGCGAAGGGATATTTCACCGTCGCGGTTCCGGCGCGCATAATAGTTTTCAGTAACTTCAGCATTTTCTGTCCTTACTTCAGCGGCGAACGGTTACGATCAATGCCGTAGCGTTCGATCTCTTTATACGGTACGGTTTTTGACTGGCGCTTGCGCACATCAACCAGCGTCACACGGTCGGTACAGGAGTAGCAGGGATCAAGGCTACCGATAATCAGCGGTGCGTCAGAAACGGTATTGCCGCGCAGCATGTAACGCAGCACTGGCCAGTTGGCGTAGGTGGCGGCACGACAGCGCCAGCGGAACAATTTTTGGTTATCACCGAGCATGCTCCAGTGCACGTCTTCACCGCGAGGCGCTTCAACAAAGCCCAGCGCGAATGCGTGAGGTTTATAGCTAAAGCCTTCGGTCAGCAGTGGGGTATCCGGCATGTTGTCGAGGGCAAATTCCAGCATTGCCAGCGAATCAAACGTCTCTTTGACACGGACCATCACGCGGGAGAAGACATCGCCGCCGGTAAAGGTAAACAGCGTTTTTGGAATATTGCCGTAGTCGGCGTAGGGGTGATCAAAGCGCAAATCACGGGCAAAACCACTGCCACGGATCAGCGGCCCTACGGGGCTATAATCACGGGCGATTTGTCGGTCGAGAATGCCAATGCCCTGAGTGCGTTGTTCCATATTCGGCGTGGCAAGCAGCATCTCTACCAGCTCCGACACGTCGGCGCGCATCTCGCGCACCAGTTTCATCGTTTGCAGACGTTGCTCTTTGAGAATATCGCGGCGAACACCACCAATCAGATTCAGACCGTAGGTTTTACGCGACCCGGTCAGCAATTCCGCCATCGTCATCGACTTTTCCCGCACGCGGAAAAATTGCATAAAACCGGTATCAAAACCAACAAAATGGCAGGAGAGGCCAAGGTTGAGCAAATGACTATGCAGCCGTTCGACTTCCAGCAGAATCGAGCGAATAGTATGCGCTCGTTGCGGCACCTCAATCCCCAGTGCATTTTCAACCGAGTTGGTATAGGCCACACTGTGGGCAAAACCGCAAATCCCACACACGCGGTCCGACAAGAAGGTCACTTCGTTGTAGCCCATCCGCGTTTCTGCCAGTTTCTCCATGCCGCGATGGACATAAAACAGGCGGTAATCAGCATCGACAATTTGCTCGCCATCCACAAACAAGCGGAAGTGACCTGGTTCATCGGAGGTGATATGCAGCGGGCCAACAGGGATCACCCGCGCATCGCTGTTGCCCTCGTTGATAAACGGATACGTTTCGGTATCAGTCGTCGGTTCAGGGCGCAGTCGATAATCCATCGCGTCTTTGCGCAGCGGATGCATATCTTCCGGCCAGTCATCGGGCAACACCAGGCGACGCTGATCCGGCAGGCCAACCGGAATCAGCCCGTACATATCGCGAATTTCTCGCTCGCCCCAGACCGCGGCAGGGACGCGCGGTGTGACTGACGGAAACTCCCGACTGTCGGCATCGACCAGTGCCTTCACCACGATCCAGCATTTTTCGGCCCCTTCCATTGAAAGGGCATAATAAACCGCGTAATGACCGTTAAGTGTCCGCTCGTCGTTGCCAAACAGGACAGGAAGCCAGCCATCATATTGATAATAAAGATAATGTACAACGTCAGGCAGCAGATTTATTTTCACCGTAATGGTGACCTGTTCAGGCGTTTGTCGCTCTTCATCCAGCACCGCGCCGGGGAACTGCGTTTTCAGGGCGGCGAGAATCGCTTCGCCACGATTTGACGATGAATTAACGTTCACTGTGTTTCTCCGAAACAGATGCGGTGCCTGAAGGCAAAAAATCATGCCAGGTGCTACGTTGTGCAGGCAGGTCGTGCGTCCCTGAGAGGACTATAGTGGAAGCGCCCGCCAGGATCCTGATGACAGGTTGTGGAATATGCGTTCCCATCGCCAGCATCATGACCAGCAGAATCACCATTGGCGAGGTGGTCAACCAGCCAAGTTCACCCCGGTTAACGGCCTGCGGCGGTTTCGCCATTAACACCCGCGCAGCCATCCGTACCAGGCCCGCCAGCACCAGCGTTAACAGCAATAACAGCAGGACGATAATCAACAGGTGATTACGAGCCAGTCCGGCGGTAACGGTCATAAATTCGCTAAGAAAAATGTTGAAGGGCGGCATCCCGGCCAGCGCCAGCGCACCGCCGCCAAACAGCACGGCGGTAAATGGCATGATTTTGAGCATTCCGCAGACGACGTTGAGATCGCGCGTGCCGTACTTGAGCAGTACATTGCCGGAACCGCAGAACAGCAGCGTTTTTGCCAGACTGTGGTTTAAGGTGTGCAGCAGC
The nucleotide sequence above comes from Escherichia coli. Encoded proteins:
- the yfgO gene encoding AI-2E family transporter, whose translation is MLEMLMQWYRRRFSDPEAIALLVILVAGFGIIFFFSGLLAPLLVAIVLAYLLEWPTVRLQSIGCSRRWATSIVLVVFVGILLLMAFVVMPIAWQQGIYLIRDMPGMLNKLSDFAATLPRRYPALMDAGIIDAMAENMRSRMLTMGDSVVKISLASLVGLLTIAVYLVLVPLMVFFLLKDKEQMLNAVRRVLPRNRGLAGQVWKEMNQQITNYIRGKVLEMIVVGIATWLGFLLFGLNYSLLLAVLVGFSVLIPYIGAFVVTIPVVGVALFQFGAGTEFWSCFAVYLIIQALDGNLLVPVLFSEAVNLHPLVIILSVVIFGGLWGFWGVFFAIPLATLIKAVIHAWPDGQIAQE
- the focB gene encoding formate transporter FocB; the encoded protein is MRNKLSFDLQLSARKAAIAERIAAHKIARSKVSVFLMAMSAGVFMAIGFTFYLTVIADAPSSQALTHLVGGLCFTLGFILLAVCGTSLFTSSVMTVMAKSRGVISLRTWLINALLVACGNLAGIACFSLLIWFSGLVMSENAMWGVAVLHCAEGKMHHTFTESVSLGIMCNLMVCLALWMSYCGRSLCDKIVAMILPITLFVASGFEHCIANLFVIPFAIAIRHFAPTSFWQLAHSSADNFPALTVSHFITANLLPVMLGNIIGSAVLVSICYRAIYLRQEP
- the hyfR gene encoding DNA-binding transcriptional regulator HyfR, encoding MAMSDEAMFAPPQGITIEAVNGMLAERLAQKHGKASLLRAFIPLPPPFSPVQLIELHVLKSNFYYRYHDDGSDVTATTEYQGEMVDYSRHAVLLGSSGMAELRFIRTHGNRFTPQDCTLFNWLAHIITPVLQSWLNDEEQQVALRLLEKDRDHHRVLVDITNAVLSHLDLDDLIADVAREIHHFFGLASVSMVLGDHRKNEKFSLWCSDLSASHCASLPRCMPGESVLLTQTLQTRQPTLTHRADDLFLWQRDPLLHLLASNGCESALLIPLTFGNHTPGALLLAHTSSTLFGEENCQLLQHIADRIAIAVGNADAWRSMTDLQESLQQENHQLSEQLLSNLGVGDIIYQSQAMEDLLQQVDIVAKSDSTVLICGETGTGKEVIARAIHQLSPRRDKPLVKINCAAIPASLLESELFGHDKGAFTGAINTHRGRFEIADGGTLFLDEIGDLPLELQPKLLRVLQEREIERLGGSRTIPVNVRVIAATNRDLWQMVEDRQFRSDLFYRLNVFPLELPPLRDRPEDIPLLAKHFTQKMARHMNRAIDAIPTEALRQLMSWDWPGNVRELENVIERAVLLTRGNSLNLHLNVRQSRLLPTLNEDSALRSSMAQLLHPTTPENDEEERQRIVQVLRETNGIVAGPRGAATRLGMKRTTLLSRMQRLGISVREVL
- the hyfJ gene encoding hydrogenase 4 assembly chaperone HyfJ is translated as MAEECGEIVFWTLRKKFIASSDEMPEHSSQVMYYSLAIGHHVGVIDCLNVAFRCPQTEYEDWLAQVEEEQARRKMLGVMTFGEIVIDASHTALLTRAFAPLADDATSVWQARSIQFIHLLDEIVQEPAIYLMARKIA
- the hyfI gene encoding hydrogenase 4 catalytic subunit HyfI, giving the protein MSPVLTQHVSQPITLDEQTQKMKQHLLQDIRRSAYVYRVDCGGCNACEIEIFAAITPVFDAERFGIKVVSSPRHADILLFTGAVTRAMRMPALRAYESAPDHKICVSYGACGVGGGIFHDLYSVWGGSDTIVPIDVWIPGCPPTPAATIHGFAVALGLLQQKIHAVDYRDPTGVTMQPLWPQIPPSQRIAIEREARRLAGYRQGREICDRLLRHLSDDPTGNRVNTWLREADDPRLNSIVQQLFRVLRGLHG
- the hyfH gene encoding hydrogenase 4 subunit H; its protein translation is MLKLLKTIMRAGTATVKYPFAPLEVSPGFRGKPDLMPSQCIACGACACACPANALTIQTDDQQNTRTWQLYLGRCIYCGRCEEVCPTRAIQLTDNFELTVTNKADLYTRATFHLQRCSRCERPFAPQKTVALAAELLAQQQNAPQNREMLWAQASVCPECKQRATLINDDTDEPLVAKEQL
- the hyfG gene encoding hydrogenase 4 catalytic subunit HyfG — protein: MNVNSSSNRGEAILAALKTQFPGAVLDEERQTPEQVTITVKINLLPDVVHYLYYQYDGWLPVLFGNDERTLNGHYAVYYALSMEGAEKCWIVVKALVDADSREFPSVTPRVPAAVWGEREIRDMYGLIPVGLPDQRRLVLPDDWPEDMHPLRKDAMDYRLRPEPTTDTETYPFINEGNSDARVIPVGPLHITSDEPGHFRLFVDGEQIVDADYRLFYVHRGMEKLAETRMGYNEVTFLSDRVCGICGFAHSVAYTNSVENALGIEVPQRAHTIRSILLEVERLHSHLLNLGLSCHFVGFDTGFMQFFRVREKSMTMAELLTGSRKTYGLNLIGGVRRDILKEQRLQTMKLVREMRADVSELVEMLLATPNMEQRTQGIGILDRQIARDYSPVGPLIRGSGFARDLRFDHPYADYGNIPKTLFTFTGGDVFSRVMVRVKETFDSLAMLEFALDNMPDTPLLTEGFSYKPHAFALGFVEAPRGEDVHWSMLGDNQKLFRWRCRAATYANWPVLRYMLRGNTVSDAPLIIGSLDPCYSCTDRVTLVDVRKRQSKTVPYKEIERYGIDRNRSPLK